In Salmonella enterica subsp. enterica serovar Typhimurium str. LT2, a single window of DNA contains:
- the yajO gene encoding putative oxidoreductase / K + channel protein (similar to E. coli putative NAD(P)H-dependent xylose reductase (AAC73522.1); Blastp hit to AAC73522.1 (348 aa), 92% identity in aa 25 - 348), producing the protein MQYNTLGNTDLRVSRLCLGCMTFGEPSRGNHAWTLPEESSRPIIKRALEGGINFFDTANSYSDGSSEEIVGRALRDFARRDEVVVATKVFHRVGDLPEGLSRAQILRSIDDSLARLGMEYVDILQIHRWDYTTPIEETLEALNDVVKAGKARYIGASSMHASQFAQALALQKQHGWAPFVTMQDHYNLIYREEEREMLPLCWQEGVAVIPWSPLARGRLTRPWGETTARLVSDDVGKNLYDESDKNDAQIAERLAGVSEALGATRAQVALGWLLSKRGVAAPIIGASREEQLDELLNAVDLTLKPEQIAELETPYKQHPVVGFK; encoded by the coding sequence ATGCAATACAACACGTTAGGAAATACAGATCTTCGGGTATCCCGCCTTTGTCTGGGCTGTATGACATTCGGCGAGCCAAGTCGCGGCAATCACGCCTGGACGCTTCCCGAAGAGAGCAGCCGTCCCATCATCAAGCGCGCTCTTGAGGGCGGCATTAACTTTTTTGATACCGCCAACAGCTACTCCGACGGCAGCAGCGAAGAGATTGTCGGTCGCGCGCTGCGTGATTTTGCCCGGCGCGACGAGGTGGTGGTAGCGACGAAAGTCTTCCATCGCGTCGGCGATCTGCCGGAAGGATTGTCCCGCGCACAAATCCTGCGCTCTATTGACGATAGCCTCGCCCGTCTGGGAATGGAGTATGTCGATATCCTGCAAATCCACCGCTGGGATTACACCACGCCGATAGAAGAAACTCTGGAAGCGCTAAACGACGTGGTAAAGGCGGGTAAAGCCCGCTATATCGGCGCTTCCTCAATGCACGCCTCACAATTTGCCCAGGCGCTGGCGCTACAAAAACAACACGGCTGGGCGCCGTTTGTCACCATGCAGGATCACTATAACCTGATCTACCGCGAGGAAGAGCGTGAGATGCTACCGCTGTGCTGGCAGGAAGGCGTTGCCGTGATTCCGTGGAGTCCGCTGGCGCGCGGGCGCTTAACTCGCCCCTGGGGAGAAACCACGGCCCGCCTGGTCTCGGATGACGTGGGTAAAAATTTATACGATGAAAGCGATAAAAATGATGCGCAAATAGCGGAACGGCTGGCTGGCGTCAGCGAGGCGCTTGGCGCAACGCGGGCGCAGGTTGCGCTGGGCTGGCTGCTCAGCAAACGAGGCGTCGCCGCGCCGATTATCGGCGCTTCGCGTGAAGAACAGTTAGATGAGTTGCTGAATGCCGTTGATTTAACGCTCAAACCGGAGCAGATTGCCGAACTCGAAACGCCGTACAAACAGCATCCGGTAGTGGGATTTAAATAA
- the tsx gene encoding nucleoside channel; receptor of phage T6 and colicin K (nucleoside-specific channel-forming protein TSX precursor. (SW:TSX_SALTY)), producing MKKTLLAVSAALALTSSFTANAAENDQPQYLSDWWHQSVNVVGSYHTRFSPKLNNDVYLEYEAFAKKDWFDFYGYIDIPKTFDWGNGNDKGIWSDGSPLFMEIEPRFSIDKLTGADLSFGPFKEWYFANNYIYDMGDNKASRQSTWYMGLGTDIDTGLPMGLSLNVYAKYQWQNYGASNENEWDGYRFKVKYFVPITDLWGGKLSYIGFTNFDWGSDLGDDPNRTSNSIASSHILALNYDHWHYSVVARYFHNGGQWQNGAKLNWGDGDFSAKSTGWGGYLVVGYNF from the coding sequence ATGAAAAAAACTTTACTCGCAGTCAGCGCAGCGCTGGCGCTCACCTCATCTTTTACTGCTAACGCAGCAGAAAATGATCAGCCGCAGTATTTGTCCGACTGGTGGCACCAGAGCGTAAACGTGGTAGGCAGCTACCATACCCGTTTCTCGCCGAAATTGAACAACGACGTCTATCTGGAATATGAAGCATTTGCCAAAAAAGACTGGTTTGATTTCTACGGCTATATCGATATTCCCAAAACCTTTGATTGGGGTAACGGCAACGATAAAGGTATCTGGTCCGACGGTTCTCCGCTGTTCATGGAAATCGAACCGCGTTTCTCAATTGATAAGCTGACCGGCGCAGACCTGAGCTTCGGCCCGTTTAAAGAGTGGTATTTCGCCAACAACTACATCTACGATATGGGCGATAACAAAGCCAGCCGCCAGAGCACGTGGTATATGGGTCTGGGGACCGATATCGACACCGGCCTGCCGATGGGTCTGTCGCTGAACGTGTATGCGAAATATCAGTGGCAAAACTACGGCGCGTCCAATGAAAACGAATGGGACGGCTACCGTTTCAAAGTGAAATACTTCGTCCCCATCACCGATCTGTGGGGCGGTAAACTGAGCTATATCGGCTTTACCAACTTTGACTGGGGATCTGATTTAGGCGACGATCCGAACCGTACCAGCAACTCCATCGCTTCCAGCCATATCCTGGCGCTGAACTACGATCACTGGCACTACTCGGTCGTTGCGCGTTACTTCCATAACGGCGGACAGTGGCAGAATGGCGCAAAACTGAACTGGGGCGACGGCGATTTCAGCGCGAAATCTACCGGCTGGGGCGGCTACCTGGTCGTGGGTTACAACTTCTAA
- the ybaD gene encoding putative transcriptional regulator (similar to E. coli orf, hypothetical protein (AAC73516.1); Blastp hit to AAC73516.1 (149 aa), 95% identity in aa 1 - 149): protein MHCPFCFAVDTKVIDSRLVGEGSSVRRRRQCLVCNERFTTFEVAELVMPRVIKSNDVREPFNEDKLRSGMLRALEKRPVSADDVEMALNHIKSQLRATGEREVPSKMIGNLVMEQLKKLDKVAYIRFASVYRSFEDIKDFGEEIARLQD from the coding sequence ATGCATTGCCCATTTTGTTTCGCCGTAGATACCAAAGTCATTGACTCTCGTCTTGTAGGCGAGGGCTCGTCCGTGCGCCGCCGTCGGCAGTGCCTGGTGTGTAATGAACGCTTTACGACCTTCGAAGTGGCTGAACTGGTCATGCCGCGCGTGATAAAAAGCAACGATGTGCGCGAACCCTTTAATGAGGATAAGCTGCGTAGCGGCATGTTGAGAGCGCTGGAAAAAAGACCCGTCAGCGCAGATGATGTTGAAATGGCATTGAACCATATTAAGTCACAATTACGTGCCACTGGGGAGCGTGAAGTTCCCAGCAAGATGATTGGCAACCTGGTCATGGAGCAGCTGAAAAAACTCGATAAAGTCGCGTATATTCGCTTTGCCTCCGTCTATCGCAGTTTCGAAGATATCAAAGACTTTGGCGAAGAAATCGCTCGCCTACAGGACTAA
- the secF gene encoding preprotein translocase, IISP family, membrane subunit (similar to E. coli protein secretion, membrane protein (AAC73512.1); Blastp hit to AAC73512.1 (323 aa), 95% identity in aa 1 - 323): MAQEYTVEQLNHGRKVYDFMRWDFWAFGISGLLLIAAIVIMGVRGFNWGLDFTGGTVIEITLEKPAEMDVMREALQKAGYEEPQLQNFGSSHDIMVRMPPTEGETGGQVLGSKVVTIINEATNQNAAVKRIEFVGPSVGADLAQTGAMALLVALISILVYVGFRFEWRLAAGVVIALAHDVIITLGILSLFHIEIDLTIVASLMSVIGYSLNDSIVVSDRIRENFRKIRRGTPYEIFNVSLTQTLHRTLITSGTTLVVILMLYLFGGPVLEGFSLTMLIGVSIGTASSIYVASALALKLGMKREHMLQQKVEKEGADQPSILP; encoded by the coding sequence GTGGCACAGGAATACACTGTTGAACAACTAAACCACGGCCGTAAAGTCTATGACTTTATGCGCTGGGACTTCTGGGCATTCGGCATCTCCGGGCTGTTGCTGATCGCGGCCATTGTCATTATGGGCGTACGCGGGTTTAACTGGGGGCTGGATTTCACCGGTGGTACGGTAATTGAAATCACGCTGGAAAAACCGGCTGAAATGGACGTGATGCGCGAAGCGCTGCAAAAAGCGGGCTATGAAGAGCCGCAGTTGCAGAACTTTGGCAGCAGTCACGACATTATGGTGCGTATGCCGCCAACCGAAGGTGAAACCGGCGGTCAGGTACTGGGTAGCAAAGTGGTGACGATCATTAATGAAGCCACCAACCAGAATGCGGCCGTGAAGCGTATTGAATTCGTGGGGCCAAGCGTGGGCGCCGATCTGGCGCAAACCGGCGCTATGGCGCTGCTGGTGGCGTTGATCTCTATCCTCGTTTATGTCGGTTTCCGCTTTGAGTGGCGACTGGCGGCAGGGGTGGTCATCGCGCTGGCGCACGACGTGATCATTACGCTGGGGATACTGTCGCTTTTCCATATCGAGATTGACCTGACCATTGTGGCATCGTTGATGTCGGTGATCGGTTACTCGCTGAATGACAGTATCGTGGTCTCTGACCGTATTCGTGAAAACTTCCGCAAAATCCGTCGCGGGACGCCTTACGAAATCTTTAACGTGTCGCTGACCCAGACGCTACACCGTACGTTGATTACCTCCGGTACGACGTTAGTGGTAATTCTGATGCTGTACCTCTTCGGCGGTCCGGTACTGGAAGGCTTCTCGCTGACGATGCTGATCGGTGTCTCTATTGGTACGGCATCTTCTATCTATGTCGCATCGGCGCTGGCGCTGAAACTCGGTATGAAGCGCGAGCATATGCTGCAGCAGAAAGTCGAAAAAGAAGGGGCGGATCAGCCGTCCATTCTGCCGTAA
- the ribD gene encoding pyrimidine deaminase (bifunctional; similar to E. coli bifunctional pyrimidine deaminase/reductase in pathway of riboflavin synthesis (AAC73517.1); Blastp hit to AAC73517.1 (367 aa), 89% identity in aa 1 - 367): MQDEFYMARALKLAQRGRFTTHPNPNVGCVIVNNGDIVGEGYHHRAGEPHAEVHALRMAGAKAKGATAYVTLEPCSHHGRTPPCCDALIAAGVARVVAAMQDPNPQVAGRGLYRLQQAGIAVSHGLMMSEAEALNKGFLKRMRTGFPYLQLKLGASVDGRTAMASGESQWITSPQARRDVQRLRAQSHAILTSSATVLADDPALTVRWAELDASTQASYPQENLRQPVRIVIDSQNRVTPAHRIVQQPGETWIARTQEDSRAWPDAVRTISVPAHNGHLDLVVLMMQLGRQQINSIWVEAGPGLAGALLQAGLVDELIVYVAPKLLGTQARGLCELPGLEKLADAPQFTFSEIRHVGPDVCLHMVSA; this comes from the coding sequence ATGCAGGATGAGTTTTACATGGCGCGAGCGCTCAAACTGGCGCAGCGTGGACGTTTCACCACTCACCCTAACCCTAATGTCGGCTGTGTCATTGTTAACAATGGCGACATCGTCGGCGAAGGTTATCACCATCGCGCCGGAGAGCCGCACGCCGAGGTTCATGCGCTGCGGATGGCGGGCGCAAAAGCCAAAGGCGCAACCGCCTATGTCACGCTTGAACCCTGTAGCCATCATGGGCGAACGCCGCCATGTTGCGATGCGCTGATTGCGGCCGGCGTCGCGCGCGTGGTCGCCGCGATGCAGGACCCGAACCCACAGGTCGCCGGGCGTGGGCTGTATCGCCTGCAACAGGCGGGTATTGCGGTCAGCCACGGGTTAATGATGAGTGAAGCGGAGGCGCTCAATAAAGGCTTCCTCAAGCGGATGCGTACCGGATTCCCTTATCTTCAGCTTAAACTGGGCGCCTCCGTCGACGGACGGACGGCGATGGCCAGCGGCGAAAGCCAGTGGATCACCTCGCCGCAGGCCCGGCGTGACGTTCAGCGCTTGCGTGCGCAAAGCCACGCTATCTTAACCAGTAGCGCGACGGTATTGGCTGACGATCCGGCCTTGACGGTGCGTTGGGCGGAGTTAGACGCCTCTACGCAGGCGTCTTACCCGCAGGAAAATCTGCGCCAGCCGGTGCGAATTGTTATCGACAGCCAAAACCGGGTAACGCCTGCGCATCGTATTGTGCAGCAGCCTGGCGAAACGTGGATCGCGCGTACCCAGGAAGATAGCCGCGCGTGGCCCGATGCGGTTCGTACTATCAGCGTGCCGGCGCACAACGGACATTTGGATCTGGTTGTGCTGATGATGCAGTTAGGCAGGCAGCAGATTAATAGCATATGGGTTGAAGCCGGACCGGGACTGGCGGGCGCGTTGCTGCAAGCCGGGCTGGTGGATGAACTGATTGTCTATGTCGCGCCTAAATTGTTGGGAACCCAGGCGCGGGGATTATGCGAATTGCCGGGGCTTGAGAAGCTCGCCGACGCGCCGCAATTTACCTTCAGCGAAATACGTCATGTCGGCCCGGATGTTTGCCTGCATATGGTGAGCGCATGA
- the thiL gene encoding thiamin-monophosphate kinase (thiamine-monophosphate kinase. (SW:THIL_SALTY)) has protein sequence MACGEFSLIARYFDRVRSSRLDVETGIGDDCALLNIPEKQTLAISTDTLVAGNHFLPDIDPADLAYKALAVNLSDLAAMGADPAWLTLALTLPEVDEPWLEAFSDSLFALLNYYDMQLIGGDTTRGPLSMTLGIHGYIPAGRALKRSGAKPGDWIYVTGTPGDSAAGLAVLQNRLQVSEETDAHYLIQRHLRPTPRILHGQALRDIASAAIDLSDGLISDLGHIVKASGCGARVDVDALPKSDAMMRHVDDGQALRWALSGGEDYELCFTVPELNRGALDVAIGQLGVPFTCIGQMSADIEGLNFVRDGMPVTFDWKGYDHFATP, from the coding sequence ATGGCATGTGGCGAGTTTTCCCTGATTGCCCGTTATTTTGACCGTGTAAGAAGCTCTCGTCTTGATGTTGAAACCGGTATTGGCGACGATTGCGCGCTCCTGAATATTCCTGAAAAGCAGACCCTGGCGATCAGTACCGATACGCTGGTGGCGGGCAACCACTTCCTCCCTGATATCGATCCTGCCGATCTGGCTTATAAAGCGTTGGCGGTGAATTTAAGCGATCTGGCCGCGATGGGGGCCGACCCGGCCTGGTTAACGCTGGCGTTAACGCTACCGGAAGTGGATGAGCCGTGGCTGGAGGCTTTTAGCGACAGCCTGTTTGCGCTATTGAATTACTACGATATGCAGCTCATTGGCGGCGACACCACGCGTGGACCGCTGTCGATGACGCTGGGTATCCACGGTTATATCCCGGCAGGGCGCGCGCTCAAGCGATCTGGCGCGAAGCCGGGCGACTGGATTTATGTCACCGGTACGCCGGGCGACAGCGCTGCCGGGCTGGCGGTTTTGCAAAACCGGCTACAGGTGTCGGAGGAGACCGATGCTCACTATTTAATTCAACGGCATTTACGTCCGACGCCGCGTATTTTACACGGCCAGGCGCTGCGTGACATCGCCAGCGCGGCTATCGATCTTTCCGATGGTCTGATTTCCGATCTGGGGCATATCGTCAAGGCCAGCGGCTGTGGGGCTAGAGTGGATGTTGATGCGTTGCCAAAATCCGATGCGATGATGCGCCATGTTGATGACGGGCAGGCGCTGCGTTGGGCGCTTTCCGGCGGCGAAGACTATGAGCTGTGCTTTACGGTGCCGGAACTGAACCGTGGCGCGCTGGATGTCGCCATTGGTCAACTGGGTGTTCCCTTTACCTGCATAGGCCAAATGAGCGCAGATATTGAAGGGCTGAATTTTGTACGTGACGGAATGCCTGTCACCTTCGACTGGAAAGGATATGACCATTTTGCCACGCCATAA
- a CDS encoding putative inner membrane protein (hypothetical protein 14.5K (gi|1073681)), translating into MRRRVAPTSHYFRRCHQPKNRPVAIPTSVGAARSCQIVMLNSVSVILPPLLQWQRFAAILNLSGVKLAPVMLPVNTEQCAGVFSFQRQGHRGSSPRNIAPHRVAPAYR; encoded by the coding sequence ATGCGGCGGCGAGTCGCGCCCACTTCACATTACTTCCGGCGATGCCACCAGCCTAAAAACAGACCTGTCGCAATCCCGACCAGCGTTGGTGCCGCCAGATCGTGCCAGATAGTAATGCTCAACTCTGTGAGCGTCATATTGCCGCCTTTGTTGCAATGGCAACGGTTCGCGGCTATCCTCAACTTGTCTGGAGTCAAGTTAGCCCCCGTAATGTTGCCGGTGAATACCGAACAATGTGCGGGGGTTTTCTCTTTCCAGCGACAAGGCCACCGGGGATCAAGCCCCCGCAACATTGCGCCTCACCGGGTTGCCCCGGCTTACCGCTGA
- the yajI gene encoding putative outer membrane lipoprotein (similar to E. coli orf, hypothetical protein (AAC73515.1); Blastp hit to AAC73515.1 (199 aa), 73% identity in aa 21 - 199), producing MTRRYLRILLVGSLLSLTACAPQSEVRQMHQSISTLNKEMTQLNQETVKITQQNKLNAESTRGVYLLPGANTPARLESQIGTLRMTLLEITPVADGAHATLHIQGESRDPLPAFSATVEYGQLQGTTENYQEVNAQSLLVNAPASLLAPSDVNISLPLKGITPAQLGFIRIHDIQPVNQ from the coding sequence ATGACAAGACGTTACCTAAGAATTCTCCTGGTGGGAAGTCTCTTGAGCCTGACCGCCTGCGCGCCGCAGAGCGAAGTTCGCCAGATGCATCAAAGCATTAGCACCCTGAATAAAGAGATGACCCAACTGAATCAGGAAACGGTAAAAATTACCCAACAAAATAAGCTGAATGCGGAGTCAACCCGCGGCGTCTATTTGTTGCCTGGCGCCAATACGCCTGCCCGGCTGGAGAGCCAGATCGGTACGCTACGTATGACATTGCTGGAAATTACGCCTGTCGCAGACGGCGCTCACGCAACGTTACACATTCAGGGCGAGTCCCGCGATCCACTGCCGGCATTCAGCGCTACCGTAGAGTACGGGCAACTTCAGGGCACTACGGAGAACTATCAGGAGGTGAATGCACAGAGCCTTCTGGTAAATGCCCCAGCCAGCTTGCTGGCGCCCAGTGATGTCAATATTTCGTTACCGTTGAAGGGGATCACACCGGCGCAGTTAGGCTTCATTCGCATCCATGATATTCAGCCTGTTAATCAATAA
- the pgpA gene encoding phosphatidylglycerophosphatase A (similar to E. coli phosphatidylglycerophosphatase (AAC73521.1); Blastp hit to AAC73521.1 (172 aa), 95% identity in aa 1 - 171), giving the protein MTILPRHKDVAKSRLNLRNPWHLLATGFGSGLSPVVPGTMGSLAAIPFWYLMTFLPWQLYSLVVMFGICIGVYLCHQTAKDMGVHDHGSIVWDEFIGMWITLMALPTTDWQWVAAGFVIFRILDMWKPWPIRWFDRNVHGGMGIMIDDIVAGVISAGILYFIGHHWPLGII; this is encoded by the coding sequence ATGACCATTTTGCCACGCCATAAAGATGTTGCGAAAAGTCGCCTGAATTTGCGCAATCCGTGGCACCTGCTCGCTACCGGCTTTGGCAGCGGGCTGAGCCCCGTGGTGCCGGGCACGATGGGCTCGCTGGCGGCGATCCCCTTCTGGTATTTGATGACGTTTCTGCCGTGGCAGCTTTATTCGCTGGTCGTGATGTTTGGGATCTGCATTGGCGTTTATCTTTGCCATCAGACGGCGAAAGATATGGGCGTACACGACCACGGCAGTATTGTCTGGGATGAATTTATCGGTATGTGGATAACGCTAATGGCGTTGCCGACGACGGACTGGCAGTGGGTGGCTGCCGGGTTCGTTATTTTCCGCATTCTGGATATGTGGAAACCCTGGCCGATCCGTTGGTTTGATCGCAACGTGCACGGCGGCATGGGGATTATGATCGATGATATCGTCGCCGGGGTGATATCCGCTGGCATACTGTATTTTATCGGTCATCACTGGCCGCTCGGTATTATTTAA
- a CDS encoding putative regulatory protein, producing MTRRADRLFQIVQILRGRRLTTAALLAQRLAVSERTIYRDIRDLSLSGVPVEGEAGSGYRLMAGFDLPPLMLTHRESEALMVAIRLLKTWGGDSLSRELESAQEKVLAILPEESRRKAEQTRIYAPDLGTSPHSRSAFDLIHQAVSAQQVLALHYRDEAGHLSSRDIQPLGLFFWGEHWLLVAWCERREDYRCFRLDRCLQITPLNRRFRETIDRSLRDFLRKVEHEKMP from the coding sequence ATGACCAGACGCGCTGACCGTTTGTTTCAGATCGTGCAAATTTTGCGGGGTAGACGACTGACGACGGCAGCGCTGTTGGCACAGCGGCTTGCGGTTTCTGAACGGACGATTTATCGCGATATTCGCGATCTGTCGTTATCCGGTGTGCCTGTCGAAGGTGAAGCGGGGAGCGGATACCGTTTAATGGCAGGTTTTGATCTGCCACCCTTGATGCTTACCCATCGTGAATCGGAAGCACTGATGGTGGCTATACGGTTATTGAAAACCTGGGGCGGCGATTCGCTATCACGCGAGCTTGAATCCGCCCAGGAAAAAGTGTTGGCCATTTTGCCGGAAGAGAGCCGCCGTAAAGCGGAGCAGACACGGATTTACGCTCCGGATTTGGGTACATCTCCACATTCGCGCAGCGCGTTTGATCTTATCCATCAGGCCGTTTCGGCGCAGCAGGTGTTGGCGCTACATTATCGTGATGAAGCGGGGCATCTCTCTTCGCGGGATATACAACCGCTGGGATTGTTTTTCTGGGGAGAGCACTGGCTGCTGGTTGCCTGGTGTGAGAGACGGGAAGACTATCGGTGTTTTCGCCTCGATCGCTGTTTACAAATTACTCCGCTTAACCGGCGATTTCGTGAAACAATCGACCGTTCTTTGCGTGATTTTTTGCGAAAAGTCGAGCACGAAAAAATGCCGTAA
- the ribH gene encoding riboflavin synthase, beta chain (similar to E. coli riboflavin synthase, beta chain (AAC73518.1); Blastp hit to AAC73518.1 (156 aa), 91% identity in aa 1 - 156), which produces MNIIKANVAAPDARVAITIARFNQFINDSLLDGAVDALTRIGQVKDDNITVVWVPGAYELPLATEALAKSGKYDAVVALGTVIRGGTAHFEYVAGGASNGLASVAQDSGVPVAFGVLTTESIEQAIERAGTKAGNKGAEAALTALEMINVLKAIKA; this is translated from the coding sequence ATGAACATTATTAAAGCTAACGTTGCAGCCCCTGACGCTCGTGTCGCCATCACTATTGCGCGTTTCAATCAGTTTATCAACGACAGCCTGCTGGATGGCGCGGTTGATGCCCTGACGCGTATTGGTCAGGTAAAAGATGATAATATTACCGTAGTGTGGGTGCCTGGCGCCTATGAACTGCCGCTGGCGACCGAAGCGCTGGCGAAAAGCGGTAAATACGACGCCGTGGTTGCGCTGGGAACCGTGATTCGCGGGGGGACTGCGCACTTTGAATATGTGGCAGGCGGCGCCAGCAATGGCCTGGCAAGCGTTGCCCAGGACAGCGGCGTGCCGGTAGCCTTTGGTGTTCTGACCACCGAGAGTATTGAACAAGCCATCGAACGTGCTGGTACAAAAGCCGGTAATAAAGGCGCAGAAGCTGCGCTGACCGCGCTTGAAATGATTAATGTATTGAAAGCCATTAAGGCCTGA
- the nusB gene encoding transcription termination; L factor (similar to E. coli transcription termination; L factor (AAC73519.1); Blastp hit to AAC73519.1 (139 aa), 96% identity in aa 1 - 139), with the protein MKPAARRRARECAVQALYSWQLSQNDIADVEYQFLAEQDVKDVDVLYFRELLSGVATNSAYLDGLMKPYLSRLLEELGQVEKAVLRIALFELSKRSDVPYKVAINEAIELAKTFGAEDSHKFVNGVLDKAAPVIRPNKK; encoded by the coding sequence GTGAAACCTGCTGCTCGTCGCCGCGCCCGTGAGTGTGCCGTCCAGGCGCTTTACTCCTGGCAGTTGTCCCAGAACGACATCGCTGATGTTGAATACCAGTTCCTGGCGGAACAGGACGTAAAAGACGTCGACGTTCTCTATTTCCGTGAACTGCTATCCGGGGTGGCGACTAACAGCGCGTACCTGGATGGTTTAATGAAACCGTATCTGTCCCGCCTGCTTGAAGAGCTGGGACAGGTTGAAAAAGCCGTGCTGCGTATTGCGTTGTTTGAGCTGTCAAAACGCAGCGATGTGCCTTATAAAGTGGCCATCAACGAAGCGATTGAACTGGCGAAAACCTTTGGCGCTGAAGACAGCCACAAATTCGTCAACGGCGTACTGGATAAAGCAGCTCCGGTGATTCGTCCCAACAAAAAGTGA
- the yajD gene encoding putative cytoplasmic protein (hypothetical 12.6 Kda protein in secF-tsx intergenic region. (SW:YAJD_SALTY)): MAIIPKNYARLESGYREKALKLFPWVCGRCSREFVYSNLRELTVHHIDHDHTNNPEDGSNWELLCLYCHDHEHSKYTEADQYGSTVIAGEDAQKDVGEATYNPFADLKAMMNKKK; the protein is encoded by the coding sequence ATGGCTATCATCCCAAAAAACTACGCGCGCCTGGAAAGCGGCTATCGTGAAAAAGCGCTGAAGCTGTTTCCGTGGGTGTGCGGACGTTGTTCCCGTGAGTTTGTGTATTCAAATCTGCGTGAGCTGACGGTGCATCATATCGATCATGACCACACCAATAACCCGGAAGACGGCAGCAACTGGGAGCTATTGTGCCTCTACTGCCACGATCATGAGCATTCTAAATATACCGAAGCCGATCAGTACGGTTCGACGGTCATTGCCGGGGAAGATGCGCAAAAAGATGTCGGCGAGGCGACTTATAACCCGTTTGCCGATCTGAAAGCGATGATGAACAAAAAGAAATAA